A portion of the Segatella copri DSM 18205 genome contains these proteins:
- a CDS encoding beta-galactosidase: MTVTTSIKTLAFASLLALAPAQMMAAQKGGTFTTGDKTFLLNGKPFVVKAAELHYPRIPRAYWEHRIKMCKALGMNTVCLYVFWNIHEQEEGKFDFTGNNDVAAFCRLAQKNGMYVIVRPGPYVCAEWEMGGLPWWLLKKKDIRLREQDPYFMQRVEIFEKEVGKQLAPLTIQNGGPIIMVQVENEYGSYGKDKPYVSAIRDIVRKSGFDKVSLFQCDWSSNFLNNGLDDLTWTMNFGTGANIDQQFKRLGEVRPNAPKMCSEFWSGWFDKWGARHETRPAKDMVEGMDEMLSKGISFSLYMTHGGTSFGHWAGANSPGFQPDVTSYDYDAPINEWGLATPKFYELQKMMAKYNDGKKLPAVPKAPMQIIKVPEFKFTEYKPLSYGIGKAKETHAPQCFEDMDMGWGTMVYETTVPAIESTSTLTGEFHDFAQVYVNGKYVGKIDRVKNEKSLELPAMPQGAQLTIVVEGMGRINFGRAIKDYKGIIGNVTLTTQKENCELALTPTRWNNSSIADDYQTAVKALAMPTNKMRGLQTKAGYYRGYFNIKKVGDTFINMEAFGKGQVYVNGHALGRFWQIGPQQTLYLPGCWLKKGKNEVIVLDVVGPKGEAGKPGSTVVPTAFCQDHPELDKLNLEKSNKHNEPGHRMDLNSETPVLKGEFKAGNGWQTIKLDKPVTGRYFAIQAESSQSGDSQIAIAEFYLQDAQGNRIDRNNWVAYYADSEKGNSTLDKMFDLQESTYWQTEKGANFPHLGIVDMGKEVTISAFEYLPRAEQGAPGSVKAFKLYVKK; the protein is encoded by the coding sequence ATGACAGTAACAACTTCAATCAAGACATTAGCCTTTGCCTCGCTATTGGCACTGGCACCGGCTCAGATGATGGCTGCACAGAAAGGTGGCACCTTCACTACCGGCGACAAGACATTCCTTCTCAATGGCAAACCTTTCGTGGTTAAGGCTGCCGAGTTGCACTACCCTCGTATTCCTCGTGCCTACTGGGAGCATCGCATCAAGATGTGCAAGGCTCTTGGCATGAATACCGTCTGCCTCTATGTGTTCTGGAATATCCATGAGCAGGAGGAAGGCAAATTCGACTTCACAGGCAACAACGATGTGGCTGCTTTCTGCCGCCTCGCCCAGAAGAACGGCATGTATGTCATCGTTCGCCCGGGTCCATACGTTTGTGCTGAATGGGAAATGGGCGGTCTGCCTTGGTGGCTCCTCAAGAAGAAGGACATCCGGCTTCGTGAGCAGGACCCTTACTTCATGCAGCGTGTAGAAATATTCGAGAAGGAAGTAGGCAAGCAGCTGGCTCCACTCACTATCCAGAATGGTGGCCCTATCATCATGGTTCAGGTGGAGAATGAATATGGTTCTTACGGAAAGGACAAGCCATACGTAAGTGCTATCCGTGACATCGTTCGCAAGAGTGGCTTCGACAAGGTGAGCCTCTTCCAGTGCGACTGGTCATCCAACTTCCTAAACAATGGTCTCGATGACCTTACCTGGACCATGAACTTCGGTACAGGTGCCAACATCGACCAGCAGTTTAAGCGTCTCGGCGAGGTTCGTCCTAACGCCCCAAAGATGTGCTCAGAGTTCTGGAGCGGCTGGTTCGACAAGTGGGGAGCACGCCACGAAACCCGTCCTGCCAAGGATATGGTAGAAGGAATGGACGAGATGCTGAGCAAAGGCATCAGCTTCTCTCTCTATATGACCCACGGCGGAACCAGCTTCGGCCATTGGGCAGGTGCCAACTCTCCAGGTTTCCAGCCAGACGTAACCAGCTACGATTACGATGCCCCTATCAACGAATGGGGATTGGCTACTCCTAAGTTCTACGAACTGCAGAAGATGATGGCGAAATACAACGACGGCAAGAAGTTGCCAGCCGTGCCTAAGGCTCCGATGCAGATCATCAAGGTGCCAGAATTCAAGTTTACCGAATACAAGCCATTGAGCTATGGTATCGGAAAGGCGAAGGAAACCCATGCTCCTCAATGCTTCGAGGATATGGACATGGGATGGGGCACCATGGTTTACGAGACTACCGTTCCAGCCATCGAAAGTACATCAACCCTGACCGGCGAGTTCCACGACTTTGCCCAGGTATATGTGAACGGAAAATATGTTGGCAAGATAGACCGTGTGAAGAACGAGAAATCACTCGAATTGCCAGCCATGCCACAGGGTGCTCAGCTCACCATCGTGGTAGAAGGTATGGGAAGAATCAACTTCGGTCGTGCCATCAAAGACTACAAGGGTATCATCGGCAACGTAACCCTCACTACTCAGAAGGAGAATTGCGAACTTGCCCTCACCCCTACCCGATGGAACAACAGCAGCATCGCTGATGATTACCAGACGGCAGTGAAGGCACTCGCCATGCCAACCAACAAGATGCGTGGTCTTCAGACCAAGGCAGGTTACTACCGTGGCTACTTCAACATCAAGAAGGTGGGCGACACCTTTATTAATATGGAGGCATTCGGCAAGGGTCAGGTTTACGTAAACGGTCATGCCCTCGGCCGCTTCTGGCAGATTGGTCCTCAGCAGACCCTCTATCTCCCGGGTTGCTGGTTGAAGAAGGGCAAGAACGAGGTGATTGTTCTCGACGTTGTAGGTCCTAAGGGTGAAGCAGGCAAGCCAGGTTCTACCGTGGTTCCTACCGCCTTCTGCCAGGATCATCCAGAGCTTGACAAGCTGAATCTCGAAAAGAGCAACAAGCACAACGAGCCTGGTCATCGCATGGATCTCAATTCAGAGACTCCTGTATTGAAGGGCGAGTTCAAGGCTGGTAACGGCTGGCAGACCATCAAGCTCGACAAGCCTGTAACCGGTCGCTACTTCGCCATCCAGGCAGAGAGCAGCCAGAGCGGCGACAGCCAGATTGCCATCGCCGAGTTTTATCTCCAGGATGCACAGGGCAACCGCATCGACCGCAACAACTGGGTGGCTTACTACGCAGACAGCGAGAAGGGTAACTCAACTCTCGACAAGATGTTTGACTTGCAGGAGAGCACTTACTGGCAGACCGAGAAGGGTGCCAACTTCCCACACCTCGGCATCGTGGATATGGGCAAGGAAGTTACCATCTCTGCCTTCGAGTACTTGCCACGTGCCGAGCAGGGTGCTCCAGGCAGCGTGAAGGCATTCAAGCTCTATGTAAAGAAATAA